A stretch of the Theileria equi strain WA chromosome 1, complete sequence genome encodes the following:
- a CDS encoding coatomer subunit alpha, putative (encoded by transcript BEWA_018830A) — MLIKCKTKGTRVKGLAFHPHLHFLLVSLHSGEIQLWDYLNSSLVDVFKDHDGPVRAVDFHIVQPLFVSGGDDTTIIVWDFTQRKKLFTLLGHLDYIRTVQFHERYPWIISSSDDQTARIWNWQSRSCLSVLTGHNHYVMSAQFHPKKDLVITASLDHTARIWDVSCLSEKTCSIQNVQSINNGDKLLSSFQMLHEGSKSGINFRDGSGSIELMGISDVICKHILTGHSKGVNWAIFNEDAPIVITASDDKTIRAWRYTSDTVWQTNILRGHQNNVCSLIMHPNNIKYLLSVSEDHSIRVWDSSKWSLTHTFLMDNDRFWIVSKPRSSNYIAAGHDSGFIVFKLFRERPIVTIVGDDLYYVWNDVIYIQNVDKECSDYENELKLPEDVKPAYADKSGTHRPIVDASDLHDDITPDGSFPNSNYHSLDNSDMAVDTPTDNLAFPSPSGDYCKSRSVVAYVMGSADIESLSERFLNNLLGNSKSIPKSAIIPKVLHYNIYNTERVCLLLVYSNKTHKSFEILIKTPIIGTLDYKMSSQIRAGLSACFSSKNTFVAVDTEFKASVCAITGELSHKVDISSPIDMVFPISTNIVLFWSHKENKLMIYNSLENSVVVEATSPYGKLKLVIVSKSRQLIATVYRNFVIIYDRNLKRIAIVESYSKIKSAAWDENTSVIFSTSTQLHYLLVNGNTGIIQSVPNPIYLLRIANKIMYIMGRNHRCYRLKIQSNDYAFKCAVYSNNLDVANKLIDSMQLSGKFIISYLIDNGHASMARKIIKDNKSRFEIALKFGILDDAVEDAQALDTPETWKQLGDAALSQGNCSIAEFAYQKGKVFDKLSLLYLITGNTSKLKKMMNISKFRKDSSSVLRHTLYLGDMEEFANTLKESGYTKLSEACQKTYGLASGDGHSNTNAKYLTPPQPIVKYDENSINWPIRIKIGKNKNVDYDQIVDKFDGLDLVQYEPVIHSKSARPEDNVWDSIDDNELDLHEKNNQSSDVDLVELVMEGKFIGVIELLTKIFGDVDSEVLKVVLSYIHNTSVSNSVDPFQQLNDFNFGTKKSFGMENIADMIQEGFKNVTAGNFEESLASFRQTLQCGILMVLKYPTEMKVYVDQCRIYILAMILELERERLSNIDPRRSLELAAYFTCCDMQPRHRYLALRRTIGLMWKAQNYISASALVKRLLSEDITGIEGAKEEMTKAKRIQTLCEQKGTEAYRLDFDAGDKDLVLCTLSFTKIKSSSIVQCKYCKSIALEKFYGEICNICQICTLT; from the coding sequence ATGTTGATAAAGTGTAAAACAAAGGGAACCAGAGTGAAGGGCTTAGCCTTTCACcctcatctccattttctATTGGTTTCCTTACACTCTGGTGAAATACAGTTATGGGACTACCTAAATTCCTCATTGGTCGACGTATTTAAGGATCACGATGGTCCAGTGAGAGCAGTGGACTTTCACATTGTGCAACCATTGTTTGTTAGTGGAGGCGATGATACAACAATTATAGTATGGGATTTTACCCAGAGAAAGAAACTATTTACATTACTTGGACATTTGGATTATATAAGAACCGTACAATTTCATGAAAGGTATCCATGGATCATATCGTCTTCAGATGATCAAACAGCGAGAATCTGGAATTGGCAATCTAGGTCATGTCTAAGTGTGTTGACAGGCCATAATCACTATGTAATGAGTGCACAATTCCATCCTAAAAAGGATTTAGTTATCACTGCTAGTCTTGACCATACTGCTAGAATTTGGGATGTATCTTGTCTGAGTGAAAAAACATGCTCTATACAAAACGTCCAGAGTATAAACAATGGAGACAAACTACTTTCCTCATTTCAAATGTTGCATGAGGGATCCAAAAGTGGAATTAATTTTAGAGATGGTTCTGGATCTATAGAATTGATGGGAATAAGTGATGTAATTTGCAAGCACATCCTAACAGGGCACTCTAAAGGTGTAAATTGGGCTATATTTAATGAAGACGCTCCTATAGTTATAACAGCAAGTGATGACAAAACTATCAGGGCCTGGAGGTATACATCGGATACGGTTTGGCAAACTAACATATTAAGAGGGCATCAAAATAATGTTTGCAGTTTAATAATGCATCCaaataatataaaatatctATTATCAGTATCTGAGGATCATTCTATAAGGGTATGGGATTCCTCTAAGTGGTCCTTAACTCACACATTTTTAATGGATAACGACCGTTTTTGGATAGTTTCAAAACCTAGGAGCTCTAATTATATTGCTGCCGGCCATGATTCTGGATTTATAGTATTCAAGTTGTTCAGAGAACGTCCAATTGTAACTATCGTAGGGGATGATTTATACTATGTATGGAATGATGTAATatatatccaaaatgtTGATAAAGAGTGTAGCGATTATGAAAATGAACTAAAATTACCAGAAGATGTCAAACCTGCGTATGCTGATAAATCTGGGACTCACAGACCAATCGTGGATGCCTCTGATCTACATGATGATATAACTCCCGATGGATCATTTCCTAACTCAAActatcattctttggataatTCTGATATGGCTGTAGATACACCAACGGATAACCTGGCTTTTCCATCGCCCTCTGGTGATTATTGTAAGTCTCGCTCTGTAGTTGCTTATGTTATGGGTTCTGCAGATATAGAGTCTCTCTCAGAACGGTTCCTCAACAATCTCCTGGGAAACTCCAAAAGTATACCAAAATCAGCAATAATaccaaaagttttacattATAACATATATAATACAGAAAGAGTCTGTCTTCTCTTGGTTTACTCAAACAAAACTCATAAATCATTTGAAATATTAATAAAAACCCCCATTATTGGCACTTTGGACTATAAAATGTCATCTCAAATAAGAGCTGGTCTTTCAGCTTGTTTTTCATCCAAAAACACCTTTGTAGCAGTAGACACAGAATTTAAAGCATCTGTATGTGCAATAACTGGTGAATTGAGTCATAAAGTAGATATATCATCTCCAATCGATATGGTTTTTCCCATATCTACTAACATAGTCTTGTTTTGGTCACATAAAGAAAACAAGTTGATGATCTACAATTCCTTGGAAAATAGTGTAGTTGTAGAAGCAACATCGCCCTACGGGAAACTAAAATTGGTCATTGTTTCTAAATCACGGCAATTAATAGCAACAGTTTACCGTAACTTTGTAATTATCTATGACAGAAACTTAAAGAGGATTGCAATTGTGGAAAGTTATTCTAAAATTAAAAGTGCTGCATGGGATGAAAATACATCCGTTATATTTTCTACAAGCACACAACTTCACTATTTGCTTGTTAATGGGAATACTGGCATAATACAGAGTGTACCAAATCCCATTTATCTTTTACGAATTGCCAACAAAATAATGTATATTATGGGAAGAAATCATAGGTGTTACAGATTAAAAATCCAGTCAAACGATTATGCCTTTAAATGTGCGGTATACTCAAATAATCTAGATGTTGCCAACAAATTGATTGATTCCATGCAGCTATCCGgtaaatttataatttccTATCTTATTGATAATGGACATGCTTCTATGGCTAGGAAGATTATTAAGGATAATAAATCCAGATTTGAAATAGCGCTGAAATTTGGTATTTTGGATGATGCTGTAGAAGATGCTCAAGCTCTTGACACACCAGAAACATGGAAGCAACTAGGTGATGCAGCGTTATCTCAGGGTAATTGCTCAATAGCTGAATTTGCATATCAAAAAGGTAAAGTCTTTGATAAGTTGTCATTATTATATCTGATAACGGGGAATACTTCAAAattgaagaaaatgatgaacaTATCAAAGTTTCGCAAAGATAGCTCATCTGTACTTAGGCACACATTATATTTGGGTgatatggaagaatttGCCAATACATTGAAAGAAAGTGGGTATACAAAATTATCAGAGGCTTGTCAAAAAACCTATGGCTTAGCAAGTGGTGATGGTCATAGTAATACTAATGCTAAATACTTGACGCCTCCCCAACCTATCGTAAAGTATGATGAAAACTCTATCAATTGGCCTATACGGATCAAAATAggaaagaataaaaatgtgGATTATGATCAAATTgttgataaatttgatggTTTGGATTTGGTACAATATGAACCAGTTATACATTCTAAGTCTGCTCGTCCCGAAGATAATGTTTGGGATTCTATCGATGATAACGAGCTGGATCTGCATGAAAAAAATAATCAATCATCAGATGTAGATCTTGTTGAATTAGTGATGGAGGGTAAATTTATCGGTGTTATCGAGCTGTTGACCAAAATATTTGGAGATGTCGACTCTGAGGTTTTGAAGGTGGTATTATCGTATATTCACAATACTTCGGTATCTAATAGCGTTGATCCATTCCAACAGCTTAATGACTTCAATTTTGGGACTAAGAAATCGTTTGGAATGGAAAATATTGCAGATATGATACAAGAGggttttaaaaatgtaacCGCCGGAAATTTTGAGGAATCTTTGGCATCATTTCGTCAAACTTTACAGTGTGGAATACTAATGGTTCTAAAATATCCAACAGAGATGAAAGTATATGTAGATCAGTGCCGTATATACATACTAGCAATGATACTGGAACTAGAAAGGGAACGTCTATCAAATATAGATCCCAGAAGGAGCCTAGAGCTTGCAGCTTATTTTACTTGTTGCGATATGCAACCAAGACATAGATATCTAGCGCTTAGAAGAACGATAGGGCTCATGTGGAAGGCGCAGAATTACATCAGTGCATCTGCATTAGTCAAGAGACTTCTAAGTGAAGATATAACTGGTATTGAAGGTgcaaaagaagaaatgaCCAAGGCCAAACGCATACAAACACTCTGCGAACAAAAGGGAACTGAGGCGTATAGATTAGATTTTGACGCTGGTGACAAGGACCTAGTATTATGTACACTTAGTTTCACTAAGATTAAATCCAGCAGTATAGTTCAGTGCAAATACTGCAAATCTATTGCCCTCGAGAAGTTCTATGGAGAGATTTGCAACATATGCCAGATTTGTACTCTCACTTGA
- a CDS encoding DNA repair protein rad50, putative (encoded by transcript BEWA_018800A) produces the protein MTTLNSLEVQGIRSFSPDKLECLYFEKPLTLIVGHNGSGKTTLIECLKAVTSGILPPNSDKGKCFVYDYRLNNSNEVRGHIKLSFTTFNNEKVSVSRSYSIAGDKYNHKKTTFKGTENILEVELHNGKVIYDNHIQIQQKRCVTMKTTDIDLTLPSLMGFTRAIIDNVIFCHQDENNWPLDDLAKVKARFDDLLETSRYTKALVVINKAKKEQEDVIRNKQKQLEIYKSQILQIADIKKQLDNDKDDIIKTKLEIEALENSLKQSTEILTTLKSKYDKIASNLDEYRNTEGFYLKTKEEHDKLHESLAEIYEESLDDIKQYHATLTAELRTSESKNSILSGNIEKLVRSLNDAHMKLRESKDIKNSYFVLTETKRSAEEMLKKTTTELISELNIIDETNISEIELKIKTLSDISMTEKNFMDKIKECDDEMRSLEVELVSMIAEQKTINISMKSLENEIVTIKNSLSERDNLYKRQDYLKQRIGATKDDISDDVKIREELLNKRNTLKIEGYKIKNTISRVNVTDEEIKSGITLLKSIVDNDKESILLYLKTLSNCNIDRNKLLSTIKRIVEESFQRSDAEELENLIIYKEATNTFFNDFVNMGMCKSCKNIIINSTSIESRNIFEPYDGLVKLITNARIEEYLSYYDYIINNHSNEEASKEEIQKQLVSVCEQIELKDKEITNKKNELERCMNEHESVSCKIDEFNVLDTKMLNLQKHLDNTMEDTQNIEVKLEILRNKINGVSNNRNLLKTELDEFQNKKNLKNSKISMLYKQYRDIKDRLNNIENEITIFGSYDINNDDIETRITEINDEIKEKMKLKTELNDKINEHKRVIDLLHQNIEYKTKHELLCSSEEKLHEIKKQIGEQNIDGLDFEITKMNRECAEITLKIATLNGMVLTKEEHVDKLNTLLESKSIKNAQKMYTETCIELKSHHMTKEDLERYSKVLESGLHKYHSEKIDYINNVLKRVWRDVYSGNYIDYIAIQSNVDENISLSELTSKSYNYRIIMVLQNGMKMDMKGHCSAGERILSSLIIRIALIESFSENCGILALDEPTTNLDKENIRSLELSLSKLVNESFHNFQLIIITHDEEFAKRMATLCSCDKYFRLDKCNDKTKIKIEKI, from the exons ATGACTACGTTGAATTCGCTGGAAGTTCAAGGAATACGATCATTCTCTCCAGACAAGCTTGAATGTTtatactttgaaaaacCGTTAACTTTGATCGTTGGACATAATGGTTCCGGTAAAACAACCCTTATAGAGTGTCTTAAGGCTGTAACGAGCGGAATCTTACCACCAAATTCTGATAAGGGAAAATGTTTTGTCTATGATTACAGGCTGAATAATTCAAATGAAGTAAGAGGACATATTAAGCTCTcatttacaacatttaACAACGAAAAG GTATCAGTTTCACGATCATATAGTATTGCTGGAGACAAATACAACCATAAAAAGACAACATTCAAG GGAACCGAGAATATTCTAGAGGTTGAATTGCACAATGGAAAGGTAATATATGACAATCATATTCAAATCCAACAGAAAAGATGTGTAACGATGAAAACAACTGATATTGATCTAACTCTACCGTCACTTATGGGATTTACAAGAGCAATAATAGACAATGTAATATTCTGTCACCAGGATGAAAACAACTGGCCATTAGACGATTTAGCAAAAGTTAAAGCACGTTTTGATGATTTATTAGAAACTTCAAGATATACAAAAGCACTTGTAGTTATAAATAAAGCTAAGAAAGAACAAGAAGATGTAATTAGAAACAAACAGAAACAACtggaaatttataaatctcAAATTTTGCAGATTGCAGATATAAAGAAACAACTTGATAATGATAAGGATGATATTATAAAAACTAAACTTGAAATAGAGGCATTAGAAAACAGCTTAAAGCAATCTACAGAGATTTTAACAACTCTCAAAAGCAAATACGATAAAATAGCATCAAATTTAGATGAATACAGAAATACAGAAGGTTTTTATCTTaaaacaaaagaagaaCATGACAAATTACATGAATCTTTAGCTGAAATATATGAAGAATCATTGGACGACATAAAACAATATCATGCGACTTTAACGGCTGAATTGAGAACGTCAGAATCAAAAAATTCCATACTTTCCGGAAACATTGAAAAACTGGTCAGATCACTGAATGATGCACATATGAAGCTCAGAGAATCAAAGGATATCAAGAATAGTTATTTTGTTTTGACAGAAACAAAAAGATCTGCTGAAGAGATGCTAAAAAAAACTACTACTGAACTTATCTCAGAACTTAATATTATAGATGAAACTAATATTTCTGAAATTGAATTGAAAATTAAAACCCTTTCTGATATCTCTATGACTGAGAAAAACTTTATGGATAAAATAAAGGAGTGTGATGATGAAATGAGATCACTGGAAGTAGAATTGGTTTCAATGATAGCTGAACAAAAAACAATAAACATCTCCATGAAATCACTAGAGAATGAAATTGTTACCATTAAAAACTCACTATCTGAACGTGATAACTTATATAAAAGGCAAGATTATTTGAAACAAAGAATTGGTGCTACAAAAGATGATATATCCGATGATGTGAAAATACGTGAAGAATTATTGAATAAAAGAAATACTCTAAAAATTGAAGGGTATAAGATTAAGAACACAATTTCTAGAGTAAATGTAACTGATGAAGAGATAAAAAGTGGAATAACATTGTTGAAATCTATAGTAgataatgataaagaaAGCATATtattatatttaaaaactttgtCAAATTGTAACATAGACAGGAATAAGCTTTTGAGTACTATAAAAAGAATAGTAGAGGAATCATTCCAAAGAAGCGATGCTGAGGAACTTGAGAATTTAATTATATATAAAGAAGCAACAAATACGTTTTTTAAtgattttgtaaatatgGGCATGTGCAAAAGCtgtaaaaatataataatAAATTCTACCTCAATAGAATCTAGAAATATCTTTGAACCATATGATGGGCTTGTAAAGTTAATAACAAATGCAAGAATAGAAGAATATCTATCCTACTATGATTATATAATTAATAATCATTCTAATGAAGAAGCatcaaaagaagaaattcAGAAACAACTTGTAAGTGTTTGTGAACAAATTGAATTAAAAGACAAAGAAATAACCAATAAAAAAAATGAACTTGAAAGATGCATGAATGAACACGAATCAGTATCGTGTAAAATTGATGAATTTAATGTATTagatacaaaaatgttaaacTTGCAAAAACATTTGGACAATACTATGGAAGATACTCAAAACATTGAAGTTAAACTGGAAATCCTAAGAAACAAAATAAATGGCGTATCTAATAATCGCAACCTACTAAAAACTGAACTAGATGAATTTCAAAATAAGAAGAATCTCAAGAATTCTAAAATATCAATGTTATATAAACAGTACAGAGATATTAAAGATCGGCTGAATAATATAGAGAATGAAATAACTATTTTTGGTTCATATGATATAaataatgatgatataGAAACACGTATAACTGAAATCaatgatgaaataaaggaaaaaatgAAGCTTAAAACGGAACTTAACGACAAAATAAATGAACATAAACGTGTTATTGATCTGcttcatcaaaatataGAATATAAGACCAAACATGAACTATTGTGTAGTAGTGAAGAGAAACTCCATGAAATTAAGAAACAAATAGGTGAACAGAACATAGATGGACTTGATTTTGAAATAACTAAAATGAATCGCGAATGCGCAGAAATAACCCTCAAAATAGCTACTTTAAATGGAATGGTTCTTACAAAGGAGGAACATGTTGACAAATTAAACACTCTTCTTGAATCAAAATCGATTAAAAATGCTCAAAAAATGTATACCGAAACATGCATAGAGCTTAAATCACATCATATGACAAAAGAAGACTTAGAGAGATATTCAAAAGTCTTAGAATCTGGGTTACACAAATACCACTCAGAGAAGATAGATTATATAAATAATGTTTTGAAAAGAGTTTGGAGAGATGTTTATAGTGGGAATTATATTGATTATATTGCAATACAATCAAAtgttgatgaaaatatatcGCTTAGCGAATTGACATCAAAGTCATATAATTATAGAATTATTATGGTTTTACAAAAtggtatgaaaatggaCATGAAGGGCCACTGTTCAGCTGGAGAGAGAATATTATCCTCACTAATTATCCGAATCGCATTAATTGAAAGTTTTAGTGAAAACTGTGGTATTTTAGCTCTTGATGAACCAACCACAAATTTAGATAAAGAAAATATAAGG AGCTTGGAGCTTTCATTATCAAAATTAGTGAACGAATCATTCCACAATTTTCAACTCATCATAATCACACACGATGAAGAATTCGCAAAAAGGATGGCTACACTATGTTCTTGTGACAAATATTTCCGACTGGACAAATGTAAtgataaaacaaaaatcAAAATAGAGAAAATTTAA
- a CDS encoding RNA recognition motif domain containing protein (encoded by transcript BEWA_018810A), giving the protein MSLAFSTSNNIYIRNLAPDITEDVVRNTFKHCDEILSVRFKSYQGSSRKYCIVEFKTSAGITNGSLMNGKLMQGLPLAISVTDPLLHGSDPPGNFTLYSDNRYGLSHNAMAQFQYGAIESSLYNGDLSNKGVSDRTVCVGNIPTDYDNSDICSLFGNVGTIVSCSIDSNTYTPGRFALVEFSRLSEAEEALKLSGITVRNCTLKLVLMDFYISFRIEKPKPLLSDRSSTALPTGSAHYLDSSIIPQTLIEPIRSATINEKLAKVLDMRERLTRKLSQPAQGSNSGKHKSSESCSNNSDQKDGQWWVEISKSKRSRSRNRSRSNSYRHRHKRRDSHSRTHRDHSRTRSSSSSVYTDDSHRKHKSSHHKDYRHRSRRNSSRTYYSRSSSYDKKHRSHRDRRHRRRTSSSSDSSVNSR; this is encoded by the exons ATGAGCCTAGCATTTAGCACTTCAAATAATATATATATAAGGAACTTGGCTCCTGATATAACTGAAGATGTCGTTAGGAATACCTTTAAACATTGCGACGAGATTTTATCTGTAAGATTCAAGAG cTACCAAGGAAGTTCCAGGAAATATTGCATAGTTGAGTTTAAGACATCGGCTGGAATCACCAATGGGTCTTTGATGAACGGCAAGCTTATGCAAGGTTTACCCTTGGCTATATCAGTGACTGACCCACTTTTACATGGTTCTGATCCAcctg GTAATTTCACATTATATAGTGACAATAGATATGGTTTGAGTCACAACGCTATGGCTCAATTCCAGTACGGGGCAATAGAATCGTCTCTATATAATGGTGACTTGTCAAACAAGGGTGTTTCGGATCGTACCGTTTGTGTAGGAAATATACCTACGGAT TACGACAATTCAGATATATGCAGTCTATTTGGCAATGTTGGAACTATAGTTTCATGTTCTATTGACTCGAATACATATACTCCGGGCAGATTTGCTCTTGTTGAATTTAGTCGACTTAGTGAGGCCGAAGAAGCTTTAAAACTGTCAGGAATTACGGTCAGAAATTGTACATTAAAGTTAGTTTTAATGGATTTTTATATATCTTTTAGGATTGAGAAACCAAAACCTTTGCTATCTGATAGGTCATCAACAGCACTTCCAACGGGTTCAGCACATTATTTGGATAGTAGTATAATCCCACAAACCTTAATTGAACCAATTCGCTCTGCAACAATCAACGAAAAACTTGCCAAAGTTCTTGATATGAGAGAAAGGCTCACTAGAAAACTTTCTCAACCAGCACAAGGTTCAAACTCTGGTAAACATAAAAGTTCGGAAAGTTGTTCGAATAATTCTGATCAAAAAGATGGTCAATGGTGGGTAGAAATTTCTAAAAGTAAAAGATCTAGATCTAGAAATCGCAGTAGGAGTAATTCTTATAGGCATAGACACAAGCGCCgagattctcattctcGAACTCATAGAGATCATTCTCGCACAAGAAGTTCGAGTTCAAGCGTATATACAGATGATTCACATCGTAAACACAAATCTTCACATCACAAGGATTATAGACATAGATCTAGAAGGAATAGTAGTAGAACTTATTACTCTAGGAGTAGTTCATATGATAAAAAACATAGGAGTCATCGTGACCGAAGACATAGAAGACGTACTAGTAGTTCTAGTGATAGTAGCGTAAATTCAAGATAA
- a CDS encoding ubiquitin-conjugating enzyme E2, putative (encoded by transcript BEWA_018820A) — translation MALARNRLLKELKEASKSADPNIKLVVSNSNIFSWIAYIRGPQGTPYEGGIFKLSILCPHSYPIQPPAVYFLTKCFHPNINFATGELCMDVLKNNWSPAWTIEYLCNGVIFILSDPNADSPLNCDAGNLIRSGDVIGYRSMARMYTVECAHTVFPED, via the exons ATGGCGTTGGCAAGAAACCGTTTACTCAAGGAACTCAAGGAGGCCAGTAAATCCGCAGATCCAAACATCAAACTGGTAGTATC CAACTCAAATATTTTCAGCTGGATAGCTTATATCAGAGGTCCACAGGGCACTCCATATGAA GGAGGAATTTTCAAGTTGTCTATTTTATGTCCACATTCATATCCCATACAACCACCTGCCGTGTACTTCCTTACCAAATGTTTCCATCCTAACATAAACTTTGCAACAG GTGAACTGTGTATGGATGTGCTAAAAAACAATTGGAGTCCCGCTTGGACGATAGAGTATCTGTGTAACGGagttatttttatattGAGCGATCCAAACGCTGACAGTCCATTGAACTGCGATGCTGGAAATTTGATACGTTCTGGTGATGTTATCGGTTATAGATCAATGGCAAGAATGTATACTGTCGAATGCGCTCATACGGTCTTCCCTGAGGATTAG
- a CDS encoding hypothetical protein (encoded by transcript BEWA_018790A), with protein sequence MERNRVSFMIPDTKNSDIRHSSKLDKTTSLCKYKKLILKELSTDERFNYGLLRKIVVLKDILRDLPEIEHNLVSSIYSRDENDRISLPARVITSICSTLFILVIYGSIFVIGLIIASYITSPIPIYGRLMWHHVDDDIPEILQKIFLIPPGSSNNYLTIKGSFFVAYHLYNNTPYSGSLSLYMNASYLPQSNTKMLTTEYCFGKHSYPKLGPSIFDNFKDKKLKFTAKSDVNNIPNNDESKGRLDYGNLISLDKVIHLQRYDDVNIHLPESSIYENFITYPIAGNRIEMIPEVYQGLNEVRLVITLDSKIKLDNNNEIASRLLSDCRNGFLILKFTSIAQRFDTMLFSGTSMPTNFLPIRIPCSISVIQEAIDKVTTFAKVKRRLYNNQRHILKKLNVSLNI encoded by the exons ATGGAAAGGAACAGGGTCTCGTTTATGATTCCCGATACAAAAAACTCGGATATTAGGCACTCTTCAAAACTAGACAAAACAACATCCTTatgtaaatataaaaagCTGATATTAAAGGAACTATCCACAGATGAACGTTTCAACTACGGTCTACTTCGAAAGATCGTGGTATtaaaggatattttgaGGGATTTACCAGAAATTGAGCACAATTTAGTCAGTTCTATATATAGTAGAGATGAAAATGACCGAATAAGTTTACCAG CACGCGTGATAACTAGCATTTGCAGTACCTTATTTATTTTGGTTATATACGGTtcaatttttgttatagGACTAATAATAGCCTCATATATTACATCTCCTATTCCAATATATGGAAGATTGATGTGGCATCATGTTGACGACGATATACCAGAgattttgcaaaaaatatttttgattcCGCCAGGATCTAGCAATAACTACCTGACAATTAAAGGTTCATTTTTCGTTGCTTACCATTTGTACAATAATACTCCCTACTCCGGTTCTCTTTCACTTTACATGAATGCTTCATATTTGCCACAGTCAAATACCAAAATGTTAACTACCGAATATTGCTTTGGAAAACACTCATATCCAAAACTTGGACCATCAATCTTTGATAAtttcaaggataaaaagTTAAAATTTACCGCAAAGTCTGATGTGAACAACATCCCAAATAACGATGAGAGTAAGGGTCGTTTGGATTATGGGAATTTAATAAGTTTAGACAAAGTTATCCATCTTCAAAGGTATGATGACGTAAATATACACCTCCCAGAATCATCTATATACGAAAATTTTATAACATACCCAATCGCTGGAAATAGAATAGAAATGATACCTGAAGTTTATCAAGGTCTTAATGAAGTTAGATTAGTGATTACACTGGATTCAAAAATAAAGCTTGATAATAATAACGAGATAGCCAGTAGACTTTTGTCTGATTGCAGGAACGGTTTCttgattttaaaatttacgTCTATCGCCCAAAGGTTTGATACCATGTTGTTTAGTGGAACTTCTATGCCAACAAATTTTCTGCCTATACGTATACCATGCTCAATATCTGTAATACAAGAGGCCATCGACAAGGTTACTACTTTCGCCAAAGTCAAGAGACGTCTTTATAATAATCAGCGACACATTCTCAAGAAACTCAACGTTTCGTTAAATATATAG